A genome region from Eurosta solidaginis isolate ZX-2024a chromosome 2, ASM4086904v1, whole genome shotgun sequence includes the following:
- the firl gene encoding epidermal retinol dehydrogenase 2 isoform X1, whose product MSREKLRANGNMIEREVIHTNKVSKRIMDIAQDVCEFFVVFIKILLELFLRIFDKMMTKKLKDISGEIVLITGAGHGIGRELALHYTAFGSVVICVDINEKNNEETVKKAKRLMQTSVHAYTCDVSDREAVLKLAVKVESEVGRISVLVNNVGIMPTHPLEQHTAKEIKRVFDINVLSHFWALEAFLPHMKQQGRGHIICISSIAGIVGLTNLVPYCATKYAVRGMMEALHEELRDGPYKNLIKLTVVYPYMTNTGLCKRPKVKFPSMLGLLDPKEVARQIVLAHRSSVNEITIPSSLLHINNWCRLLPLRCGLLLKDYIDSGVESDL is encoded by the exons cacaaacaAAGTTTCCAAAAGAATAATGGACATCGCTCAGGACGTatgtgaattttttgttgtattcataAAAATTCTATTAGAACTATTTCTTCGGATATTTGACAAGATGATGACTAAAAAGCTAAAAGATATAAGTGGCGAAATCGTACTG ATAACAGGCGCTGGTCATGGCATTGGACGCGAGTTGGCGTTGCATTATACCGCCTTTGGCAGTGTAGTGATATGCGTAGATATTAATGAAAAAAACAATGAAGAGACGGTAAAAAAAGCTAAACGACTTATGCAGACCTCAGTACATGCTTATAC TTGCGATGTTTCCGATCGTGAGGCTGTCTTAAAACTAGCCGTCAAAGTCGAGTCTGAAGTAGGACGCATATCAGTGTTAGTGAACAATGTTGGTATTATGCCCACGCATCCGCTGGAGCAACACACAGCGAAAGAGATAAAGCGTGTCTTTGATATAAATGTTTTATCACATTTCTGGGCGCTTGAAGCTTTTTTGCCGCATATGAAGCAACAAGGACGGGGTCATATTATTTGTATTTCTTCAATAGCCGGTATAGTAGGCTTAACAAATTTAGTGCCATATTGTGCCACTAAATATGCTGTACGCGGTATGATGGAAGCGCTGCATGAGGAACTGCGTGATGGACCTTATAAAAATTTG ATTAAACTTACCGTTGTATATCCATACATGACCAATACGGGACTCTGTAAACGACCGAAAGTCAAATTTCCTTCAATGCTCGGTCTCTTAGATCCTAAGGAGGTTGCCAGACAAATAGTTTTGGCACATCGATCCAGTGTAAATGAGATCACAATACCAAGCAGCTTGCTGCATATCAACAATTGGTGCCGTTTGCTACCTCTGCGTTGCGGCCTGTTGCTTAAGGATTATATAGATAGTGGGGTTGAATCGGATTTGTAA
- the firl gene encoding epidermal retinol dehydrogenase 2 isoform X2 — translation MDIAQDVCEFFVVFIKILLELFLRIFDKMMTKKLKDISGEIVLITGAGHGIGRELALHYTAFGSVVICVDINEKNNEETVKKAKRLMQTSVHAYTCDVSDREAVLKLAVKVESEVGRISVLVNNVGIMPTHPLEQHTAKEIKRVFDINVLSHFWALEAFLPHMKQQGRGHIICISSIAGIVGLTNLVPYCATKYAVRGMMEALHEELRDGPYKNLIKLTVVYPYMTNTGLCKRPKVKFPSMLGLLDPKEVARQIVLAHRSSVNEITIPSSLLHINNWCRLLPLRCGLLLKDYIDSGVESDL, via the exons ATGGACATCGCTCAGGACGTatgtgaattttttgttgtattcataAAAATTCTATTAGAACTATTTCTTCGGATATTTGACAAGATGATGACTAAAAAGCTAAAAGATATAAGTGGCGAAATCGTACTG ATAACAGGCGCTGGTCATGGCATTGGACGCGAGTTGGCGTTGCATTATACCGCCTTTGGCAGTGTAGTGATATGCGTAGATATTAATGAAAAAAACAATGAAGAGACGGTAAAAAAAGCTAAACGACTTATGCAGACCTCAGTACATGCTTATAC TTGCGATGTTTCCGATCGTGAGGCTGTCTTAAAACTAGCCGTCAAAGTCGAGTCTGAAGTAGGACGCATATCAGTGTTAGTGAACAATGTTGGTATTATGCCCACGCATCCGCTGGAGCAACACACAGCGAAAGAGATAAAGCGTGTCTTTGATATAAATGTTTTATCACATTTCTGGGCGCTTGAAGCTTTTTTGCCGCATATGAAGCAACAAGGACGGGGTCATATTATTTGTATTTCTTCAATAGCCGGTATAGTAGGCTTAACAAATTTAGTGCCATATTGTGCCACTAAATATGCTGTACGCGGTATGATGGAAGCGCTGCATGAGGAACTGCGTGATGGACCTTATAAAAATTTG ATTAAACTTACCGTTGTATATCCATACATGACCAATACGGGACTCTGTAAACGACCGAAAGTCAAATTTCCTTCAATGCTCGGTCTCTTAGATCCTAAGGAGGTTGCCAGACAAATAGTTTTGGCACATCGATCCAGTGTAAATGAGATCACAATACCAAGCAGCTTGCTGCATATCAACAATTGGTGCCGTTTGCTACCTCTGCGTTGCGGCCTGTTGCTTAAGGATTATATAGATAGTGGGGTTGAATCGGATTTGTAA